The genomic region CAACTGCGCCGCCTGCCACCAAGCCACAGGCCTAGGCCTCGCAGGACAATACCCGCCGCTGGCTGACTCCGAATACGTCCTCGGCCGCGACGGGTGGGGCACCAACCACCTCATCAAACTCGTCCTCAACGGCCTCGAAGGCCCCATCACCGTCAAAGGTCAACCCTACAACGGCAACATGCCCGCTCAAAAAGACATCCTAAAAGACGAACAAATCGCCCACATCCTCACCTACATCCGCCAAGAATGGGGCAACAACGCACCCCCCATCACCCCTCAACAAGTGGCCGCCATCCGCGCCGAAGTTGGCAACCGTCGAGCACCATGGACTCTTAACGAGCTCCGCGCCATCCCCGCCAGTGACGTGCCCACACCATAGTTCCCCCCAAAAATTACCCCCCGCAGCTCAAAAATCCCGCCTCTGAAAAGCCACTATCCCAAGCAAAAGCGCACCGCAACACAAAACCACCGCATAAACCACGACCTGCCCAACATAACCCCACGACAACGACCCCTG from Candidatus Methylacidiphilales bacterium harbors:
- a CDS encoding cytochrome c, producing MSTAPTPPPNDPQNETPESLEAQTRALEYNEDTDVEKIHAAILREKQEPQDGLEPLPLWLVLLFSIIIFWGGGYLFFYSGGFKHDVYDEKLITWGPVTATATQKTIDPIAIGKRLYTANCAACHQATGLGLAGQYPPLADSEYVLGRDGWGTNHLIKLVLNGLEGPITVKGQPYNGNMPAQKDILKDEQIAHILTYIRQEWGNNAPPITPQQVAAIRAEVGNRRAPWTLNELRAIPASDVPTP